In one Myxocyprinus asiaticus isolate MX2 ecotype Aquarium Trade chromosome 29, UBuf_Myxa_2, whole genome shotgun sequence genomic region, the following are encoded:
- the LOC127420440 gene encoding serine/threonine-protein kinase receptor R3-like yields MSMAACGLILWLRTRRQHHQLMEHETSVLKVPNGSLCFDLYIRQWPTYPVQMTMARQISLVECVGKGRYGEEWRGMWMGDSVAVKIFFSHDEQSWFRETEFYNTVQLRHDI; encoded by the exons ATGTCGATGGCAGCCTGCGGTCTCATACTGTGGCTGCGTACAAGGCGACAGCACCACCAACTGATGGAGCATGAAACCTCCGTGCTCAAAGTCCCTAACG GGtctctttgttttgatttgtaCATCAGGCAGTGGCCTACCTATCCGGTGCAGATGACTATGGCTCGACAGATCTCTCTGGTTGAATGTGTTG GTAAAGGCCGTTATGGAGAGGAATGGAGAGGCATGTGGATGGGAGATAGTGTGGCTGTCAAGATTTTCTTCTCTCATGATGAGCAGTCCTGGTTTAGAGAGACAGAGTTCTACAACACAGTCCAACTGAG ACATGACATCTAA